A stretch of the Bradyrhizobium arachidis genome encodes the following:
- a CDS encoding PaaI family thioesterase: MRTEQDPAFAEIAAHIHTNVGKQGFMNLVGAELSDLSRGECTIAVDRRPELLQQHGFFHGGVTAFLVDNATTIAAATSRGQPALTAEYKLNLLSPAVGEKLICRARVIKPGRQVSVVAADVFCVTDGVEKHTATALASIAMLNEEVATKTKSPAA, from the coding sequence ATGAGGACGGAGCAGGATCCCGCCTTCGCGGAGATCGCAGCCCATATTCACACCAATGTCGGCAAGCAGGGCTTCATGAATCTGGTCGGCGCGGAACTGTCGGACCTGTCCCGCGGCGAATGCACGATCGCGGTGGACCGCAGGCCGGAGCTGCTGCAACAGCACGGCTTCTTTCATGGCGGCGTTACCGCCTTCCTGGTCGACAACGCCACCACGATTGCGGCGGCCACCTCGCGCGGTCAGCCGGCACTGACGGCGGAATACAAGCTGAACCTGCTGTCGCCCGCGGTCGGCGAAAAACTGATCTGCCGGGCGCGGGTGATCAAGCCGGGCCGTCAGGTCTCGGTCGTCGCCGCCGACGTGTTCTGCGTGACCGACGGTGTCGAGAAGCACACGGCCACAGCGCTCGCCTCGATCGCGATGCTGAACGAGGAGGTGGCCACGAAAACGAAAAGCCCGGCCGCGTGA
- the rplI gene encoding 50S ribosomal protein L9 translates to MEVILLERVAKLGQMGEVVKVRDGYARNFLLKRGKALRATADNRAKYDGMKAELEARNIKAKGEASKIAEKVEGKNIIVIRQASEAGQLFGSVTVRDVVVAFEADGVSLARPQVQLDAPIKTIGKHSITVAIHPEVEVEVTVTVARSQDEAERINRGEDISTRNEDRDAAAEAIAAAGEFFDPEAQHDDVQPAPAEEATEK, encoded by the coding sequence ATGGAAGTCATTTTGCTGGAACGCGTGGCCAAGCTCGGCCAGATGGGCGAAGTCGTGAAGGTTCGCGACGGCTACGCCCGCAACTTCCTGCTCAAGCGCGGCAAGGCGCTGCGCGCCACCGCCGACAACCGCGCCAAGTATGACGGCATGAAGGCCGAGCTCGAGGCCCGCAACATCAAGGCCAAGGGCGAGGCGTCCAAGATCGCCGAGAAGGTCGAGGGCAAGAACATCATCGTGATCCGCCAGGCCTCGGAAGCCGGCCAGCTCTTCGGCTCGGTCACCGTACGCGACGTGGTCGTTGCGTTCGAAGCCGACGGCGTCTCGCTCGCCCGTCCGCAGGTGCAGCTCGACGCGCCGATCAAGACCATCGGCAAGCACTCCATCACGGTTGCCATTCACCCCGAGGTCGAGGTCGAGGTCACCGTGACGGTTGCGCGCAGCCAGGACGAGGCCGAGCGCATCAACCGCGGCGAGGACATCTCGACCCGCAACGAGGACCGCGATGCGGCCGCCGAGGCGATCGCCGCCGCCGGCGAGTTCTTCGATCCGGAAGCCCAGCACGACGACGTGCAGCCGGCTCCGGCCGAGGAAGCAACCGAGAAGTAA
- a CDS encoding DUF2232 domain-containing protein has translation MMVFGLIALIAGAASALMFASIVSGALISLVLFYLAPLPLMVAAIGWGPLAASFGGIAAAIGLGALFGLPYCVAFAVTIALPAWWLGHLVLLGRQVGTDGASPEPEIEWYPLGRILLWIAGFATLTTMAALLTLGTDADAITSTLRRGLLRILRASDSPITGETDQFIDALVKIAPAAATIVSMMTLTLNLWLSAKVTATSGRLRRPWPAMMRAELPPMTLAVLCVAIALCFTSGLVAMVAQIISTALMLAYALTGFAVLHTLTLALKSRTFWLGSTYAMVVVFGWPVLAMVILGLADAVFGFRERYLRNRSQPPPLPTP, from the coding sequence ATGATGGTATTTGGACTCATAGCCCTGATCGCCGGCGCTGCGTCGGCCCTGATGTTCGCCTCGATCGTCTCGGGCGCGCTGATCTCGCTCGTCCTGTTCTATCTCGCCCCGCTGCCGCTGATGGTGGCCGCGATCGGCTGGGGCCCGCTCGCCGCGAGCTTCGGCGGCATTGCCGCCGCGATTGGGCTGGGCGCCCTCTTCGGCCTGCCCTATTGCGTCGCCTTTGCCGTGACCATCGCGCTGCCCGCCTGGTGGCTCGGCCATCTCGTGCTGCTCGGCCGGCAAGTCGGCACCGACGGCGCGTCCCCCGAGCCGGAGATCGAATGGTATCCGCTCGGCCGCATCCTGCTCTGGATCGCGGGCTTTGCCACGCTGACGACGATGGCCGCGCTGCTGACGCTCGGCACTGACGCCGACGCCATCACCAGTACTTTGCGTCGCGGCCTCCTGCGCATCCTCAGGGCCAGCGATTCGCCGATCACTGGCGAGACCGACCAATTCATCGATGCGCTGGTGAAGATCGCACCGGCCGCAGCCACGATCGTGTCGATGATGACGCTCACGCTCAATCTCTGGCTCAGCGCCAAGGTGACGGCGACCTCGGGCCGGCTGCGCCGCCCCTGGCCCGCCATGATGAGGGCCGAGCTGCCGCCGATGACGCTCGCGGTGCTCTGCGTCGCGATCGCCCTCTGCTTCACCAGCGGTCTTGTCGCGATGGTCGCGCAGATCATCTCGACGGCGCTGATGCTGGCCTATGCGCTGACCGGCTTTGCGGTGCTGCACACGCTGACGCTCGCGCTGAAGAGCCGCACGTTCTGGCTCGGCTCGACCTACGCGATGGTCGTCGTGTTCGGATGGCCCGTGCTGGCGATGGTGATCCTCGGGCTTGCCGATGCCGTGTTCGGCTTCCGCGAACGATACTTGCGCAACCGGTCGCAGCCGCCGCCGCTACCGACCCCTTAA
- the rpsR gene encoding 30S ribosomal protein S18, with product MAEAGARRPFFRRRKTCPFTGPNAPKIDYKDSKLLMRYVSERGKIVPSRITAVSAKKQRELARAIKRARFLGLLPYVIR from the coding sequence ATGGCTGAAGCTGGCGCCCGCCGTCCGTTTTTCCGTCGCCGCAAGACCTGCCCGTTCACGGGTCCGAACGCGCCGAAGATCGACTACAAGGATTCCAAGCTGCTGATGCGCTACGTCTCCGAGCGCGGCAAGATCGTGCCGAGCCGCATCACGGCCGTCTCCGCCAAGAAGCAGCGTGAACTCGCCCGCGCCATCAAGCGCGCGCGCTTCCTGGGCCTGTTGCCCTACGTGATCCGCTGA
- the rpsF gene encoding 30S ribosomal protein S6, with translation MPLYEHVFLARQDASPQQVEELTAQMTGIVEGLGGKITKTENWGVRSLTYRMNKNRKAHFVLLNIDAPSAAIAEIERQERISEDVIRYLSVRVEELEEGPSAMMRKTDRDRERDDRGGGFRGEREGGFRGDREGGFRGDRGDRGPRRPRDEAETTTTDQE, from the coding sequence ATGCCTCTTTATGAGCATGTCTTCCTCGCGCGCCAGGACGCGAGCCCGCAGCAGGTCGAAGAACTGACTGCGCAGATGACCGGTATCGTCGAAGGCCTCGGTGGCAAGATCACCAAGACCGAGAATTGGGGCGTTCGCTCCCTCACCTACCGCATGAACAAGAACCGCAAGGCGCACTTCGTGCTGCTCAACATCGACGCGCCGTCCGCGGCGATCGCCGAGATCGAGCGCCAGGAGCGCATCAGCGAAGACGTGATCCGCTATCTCAGCGTCCGCGTCGAGGAGCTCGAGGAAGGCCCGTCGGCGATGATGCGCAAGACGGACCGCGATCGCGAGCGTGACGACCGTGGCGGCGGCTTCCGCGGCGAGCGTGAGGGTGGCTTCCGCGGCGACCGCGAAGGCGGCTTCCGTGGCGACCGCGGTGACCGCGGCCCGCGCCGCCCCCGCGACGAAGCTGAAACCACCACGACGGACCAGGAGTAA
- a CDS encoding TetR/AcrR family transcriptional regulator C-terminal domain-containing protein, whose protein sequence is MAAKTIQAPLEGPAGDPKHAARATRSAGRKMRSLLLDAASPLFKERGLAGASISEIATAADAFPSQITYYFRTKEALFVECACRDLLYLARSTEQAALTAHTPRDYTRALAETVTATDSVAFFAEALTLTRRRPDLAPLVERTIERLHSEGARAYASQVERHGWRSLRAPDESSRRFWAVAIGVMLEGYAMGRSPEQLCAEMLRVLGEQARTDTAADRTANDGARLRLVGDPGASTPSNGESET, encoded by the coding sequence ATGGCAGCCAAGACGATTCAGGCTCCGTTGGAAGGGCCGGCCGGCGATCCCAAGCACGCGGCCCGCGCCACGCGCTCGGCGGGCCGCAAGATGCGCTCGCTGCTGCTCGATGCGGCAAGCCCCCTGTTCAAGGAGCGAGGGCTCGCCGGCGCCTCGATTTCCGAGATAGCGACCGCGGCCGACGCGTTCCCGAGCCAGATCACCTATTACTTTCGCACCAAGGAGGCGCTGTTCGTCGAATGCGCCTGCCGTGACCTGCTGTACCTCGCCCGCAGCACGGAGCAGGCAGCACTGACGGCGCATACGCCGCGCGATTACACGCGCGCGCTCGCAGAAACCGTCACGGCGACCGATTCGGTGGCCTTTTTCGCCGAGGCACTCACCCTGACGCGCCGCCGACCCGATCTCGCGCCGCTGGTCGAGCGCACCATCGAACGGCTGCACAGCGAAGGCGCGCGCGCCTATGCGAGCCAGGTCGAGCGGCACGGCTGGCGATCCTTGCGCGCGCCCGACGAGAGTTCGCGGCGGTTCTGGGCGGTTGCGATCGGCGTCATGCTCGAAGGCTACGCCATGGGCCGTTCGCCCGAGCAATTGTGTGCCGAGATGCTGCGCGTGCTGGGCGAACAGGCCAGAACCGATACAGCGGCGGACAGGACTGCCAATGATGGTGCCCGCCTGCGTCTTGTTGGGGATCCCGGCGCATCGACACCATCGAACGGGGAGAGCGAGACATGA
- a CDS encoding fatty acid desaturase family protein, with translation MTALRMRARDFLSEDELVAVRERVTWKGVALIAHAWALILGAIALVAWWPNPLTYLLAVGIIGSRQLGLAILMHDGAHGCLSADENTNLTLSQWFCAYPIFAETRAYRRYHLQHHARTQQEDDPDLVLSAPFPITQLSYRRKFIRDLTGQTGYQQRKAQLLNALGPNEWPLAQRAAHFWAKLGPQCVVNAILFAALAALGVWWAYPLLWLVPLLTWQMVITRIRNIAEHAVVPDSSDPLRNTRTTHANFIERLFIAPYYVNYHLEHHLLFYIPCYNLPRVHRILSRTHAGRMEIQPNYLAVLRLATAKPNQDDRPGQLASSARRARAGAEVGADQKAGGF, from the coding sequence ATGACCGCACTTCGCATGCGTGCCCGCGATTTCCTCAGCGAAGACGAACTCGTCGCCGTGCGCGAGCGCGTGACCTGGAAAGGCGTCGCGCTGATCGCCCATGCCTGGGCGCTGATCCTGGGTGCGATCGCGCTGGTTGCGTGGTGGCCCAATCCGCTGACCTATCTGCTTGCGGTCGGGATCATCGGCTCGCGCCAACTGGGCCTCGCCATCCTCATGCATGACGGCGCGCATGGCTGCCTGTCTGCGGACGAGAACACCAATCTGACCCTGAGCCAGTGGTTCTGCGCCTATCCGATTTTCGCGGAGACGCGCGCCTATCGCCGCTATCATTTGCAGCACCACGCGCGCACGCAGCAGGAGGACGATCCCGATCTCGTGCTGTCGGCCCCGTTCCCGATCACCCAGTTGAGCTATCGCCGCAAGTTCATCCGCGATCTCACCGGCCAGACCGGCTATCAGCAGCGCAAGGCGCAACTGCTCAATGCGCTCGGTCCCAATGAATGGCCGCTGGCGCAGCGCGCCGCGCATTTTTGGGCGAAGCTCGGACCGCAATGCGTCGTCAACGCGATCCTGTTTGCGGCGCTCGCGGCGCTAGGGGTCTGGTGGGCCTATCCGCTGCTCTGGCTGGTCCCGCTGCTGACCTGGCAGATGGTCATCACGCGCATCCGCAACATCGCAGAGCACGCCGTCGTCCCCGACAGCAGCGATCCCCTGCGCAACACCCGCACCACCCATGCCAACTTTATCGAGCGTCTGTTCATCGCGCCTTATTACGTGAACTACCACCTCGAGCATCATTTGCTGTTCTACATCCCCTGCTACAACCTGCCGCGCGTGCATCGCATTCTCAGCAGGACGCATGCGGGGCGGATGGAGATACAGCCGAACTATCTGGCCGTGCTGCGGCTTGCGACCGCAAAGCCGAACCAGGACGATCGCCCGGGGCAGTTGGCAAGCAGCGCCCGCCGCGCGCGGGCGGGGGCCGAGGTCGGCGCCGATCAGAAGGCGGGTGGTTTTTAG
- the fabD gene encoding ACP S-malonyltransferase: protein MTAAFTFPGQGSQAVGMGKALADAFPAARAVFDEVDAALGEKLTAIIWDGPAETLQLTENAQPALMAVSLATLRVLESEAGFSVGRDAAFVAGHSLGEYSALAAAGGLTISDTARLLRTRGLAMQKAVPVGAGAMAALLGLDYDAAMQVAQEAAQGQVCQAANDNGGGQVVVSGDKAAVDRAVEIAKGKGAKRAMLLPVSAPFHCKLMQPAADAMAEALAKVTIKAPAAPLVSNVLASAITDPDEIRRRLVEQVTGTVRWRESVAYMAGQGVSRFFEIGAGKVLTGLVKRIADGAVGVAVGGPNDIAAAKDALAASKQA from the coding sequence ATGACGGCAGCATTCACATTTCCGGGGCAGGGGTCCCAGGCCGTCGGCATGGGCAAGGCCCTGGCGGACGCATTTCCCGCCGCGCGCGCGGTGTTCGACGAGGTCGATGCGGCACTGGGCGAGAAGCTGACAGCGATCATCTGGGACGGCCCGGCCGAGACCCTCCAGCTCACCGAGAACGCCCAACCGGCGCTGATGGCGGTTTCGCTTGCGACCTTGCGGGTGCTCGAGTCCGAGGCGGGTTTTTCCGTGGGGCGGGATGCGGCCTTTGTCGCGGGACACTCGCTTGGCGAGTATTCGGCGCTGGCCGCGGCCGGCGGCCTGACCATCTCCGATACCGCGCGCCTCTTACGCACCCGCGGCCTTGCCATGCAAAAGGCTGTCCCGGTCGGCGCCGGCGCGATGGCCGCACTGCTCGGCCTCGATTACGACGCGGCGATGCAAGTCGCCCAGGAAGCCGCCCAGGGCCAGGTCTGCCAGGCGGCCAATGACAATGGCGGCGGACAGGTGGTCGTGTCCGGTGACAAGGCTGCGGTCGATCGCGCCGTCGAGATCGCCAAGGGCAAGGGCGCCAAGCGCGCGATGTTGCTGCCGGTGTCCGCACCGTTCCATTGCAAGCTGATGCAGCCGGCCGCCGACGCGATGGCGGAGGCGCTGGCGAAGGTCACGATCAAGGCGCCCGCAGCGCCGCTGGTGTCGAACGTGCTGGCAAGCGCCATCACCGACCCCGACGAGATCCGGCGCCGTCTGGTCGAGCAGGTCACGGGCACCGTGCGCTGGCGCGAGTCGGTGGCCTATATGGCCGGGCAGGGCGTGTCGCGCTTCTTCGAGATCGGCGCGGGCAAGGTGCTCACGGGCCTCGTCAAGCGCATCGCGGATGGCGCCGTCGGTGTTGCCGTCGGCGGTCCCAACGATATTGCCGCCGCAAAGGATGCATTGGCCGCTTCGAAGCAGGCCTGA
- the fabG gene encoding 3-oxoacyl-[acyl-carrier-protein] reductase, with translation MFDLTGKKALVTGATGGIGGAIAAALHAQGATVAISGTRKEVLDELAGKLGERAHVLPCNLSKADEVEALVPAAEAAMGQVDILIANAGITRDNLFVQLRDEDWEEVINVNLTATFRLARAATKLMMRKRFGRIIAITSVVGVTGNPGQGNYTASKAGLIGMIKTLGAEYAKRGVTANCIAPGFIKTPMTDALNDKQRETILTKVPAARLGTPEDIAAAAVYLSSNEAAYVTGQTIHVNGGMAMI, from the coding sequence ATGTTCGATCTGACTGGCAAGAAGGCGCTCGTCACCGGCGCGACCGGCGGCATCGGCGGCGCGATCGCGGCTGCCTTGCACGCCCAGGGCGCGACCGTTGCGATTTCGGGAACGCGCAAGGAAGTGCTGGACGAACTCGCCGGCAAGCTTGGCGAGCGCGCGCATGTGCTGCCCTGCAACCTGTCGAAGGCCGACGAGGTCGAGGCGCTGGTGCCCGCTGCGGAAGCCGCGATGGGCCAGGTCGACATCCTCATCGCCAATGCCGGCATCACACGCGACAATCTCTTCGTGCAACTGCGCGACGAGGATTGGGAAGAAGTCATCAACGTCAATCTGACCGCGACCTTCCGCCTCGCGCGCGCCGCCACCAAGCTGATGATGCGCAAGCGCTTCGGCCGCATCATCGCCATCACCTCGGTGGTCGGCGTCACCGGCAATCCGGGGCAGGGCAACTACACTGCGTCGAAGGCGGGTCTGATCGGCATGATCAAGACGCTCGGTGCCGAATACGCCAAGCGCGGCGTCACCGCGAACTGCATCGCGCCCGGCTTCATCAAGACGCCGATGACGGATGCGCTCAACGACAAGCAGCGCGAGACGATTCTGACCAAGGTTCCCGCCGCCCGGCTGGGGACCCCGGAGGATATTGCGGCTGCTGCCGTCTATCTGAGTTCGAACGAAGCAGCCTATGTCACGGGTCAAACGATTCACGTGAACGGCGGAATGGCCATGATCTGA
- a CDS encoding acyl carrier protein, with protein sequence MSDIGERVKKIVVEHLGVEPEKVVDAASFIDDLGADSLDTVELVMAFEEEFGCEIPDDAAETILTVGDATKFLEKNAKS encoded by the coding sequence ATGAGTGACATTGGCGAGCGGGTTAAGAAGATCGTGGTCGAACACCTTGGTGTTGAGCCCGAGAAGGTTGTCGACGCTGCGAGCTTCATCGACGACCTCGGCGCCGACAGTCTGGACACCGTCGAGCTGGTGATGGCGTTCGAAGAGGAATTCGGTTGCGAGATTCCGGACGACGCGGCGGAAACGATTCTCACGGTCGGCGACGCCACGAAGTTTCTCGAGAAGAACGCGAAGAGCTAA
- the fabF gene encoding beta-ketoacyl-ACP synthase II: protein MRRVVVTGLGMVSPLACGVEPTWKRILNGESGARKIETFDVSDLQTKYACNVPRGDGSNDTFNADQWMEPKDQRKVDDFIIFAMGAAKQALDDANWHPESEEDKCATGTMIGSGIGGLNGIAETAILLKERGPRRVSPFFIPGRLINLASGYVSIEHGLKGPNHSVVTACSTGAHAIGDAARLIALGDADVMVAGGAESPISRIGIAGFNAARALSTGFNETPAKASRPYDKDRDGFVMGEGAGVVILEELEHARRRGAKIYAEVIGYGLSGDAYHITSPSPDGDGGFRSMSAALKRAGLTPSDLDYINAHGTSTPVGDEIELGAVERLLGNAASKVAMSSTKSSTGHLLGAAGAIEAIFAILAIRDNVVPPTINLDNPSVETAIDLVPHTAKKREINVALSNSFGFGGTNASVIVRRLAN, encoded by the coding sequence ATGAGGCGGGTTGTCGTCACGGGCCTCGGCATGGTGTCGCCCCTTGCGTGTGGCGTCGAGCCGACCTGGAAGCGCATCCTCAATGGCGAGAGCGGTGCACGCAAGATCGAGACCTTCGACGTCTCCGATCTGCAGACCAAGTACGCCTGCAACGTGCCGCGCGGCGACGGTTCCAACGATACTTTCAATGCCGACCAGTGGATGGAGCCGAAGGACCAGCGCAAGGTCGACGACTTCATCATCTTCGCGATGGGGGCGGCGAAGCAGGCGCTTGACGATGCCAATTGGCATCCAGAAAGCGAAGAGGACAAATGCGCGACCGGCACCATGATCGGTTCCGGTATCGGCGGCCTCAACGGCATCGCGGAGACCGCGATTCTGTTGAAGGAGCGCGGCCCGCGCCGCGTCTCGCCATTCTTCATTCCGGGCCGACTGATCAATCTCGCCTCCGGCTACGTCTCGATCGAGCACGGGCTGAAGGGACCGAACCATTCGGTGGTGACGGCCTGCTCGACCGGCGCGCATGCGATCGGTGATGCGGCCCGTCTGATCGCGCTCGGCGATGCCGACGTGATGGTCGCGGGCGGCGCGGAATCGCCGATCAGCCGCATCGGAATTGCCGGCTTCAACGCCGCGCGTGCGCTGTCGACCGGTTTCAACGAGACGCCCGCGAAGGCCTCGCGCCCTTACGACAAGGACCGTGACGGTTTCGTGATGGGCGAGGGCGCCGGCGTCGTGATCCTCGAGGAGCTCGAGCACGCCAGACGCCGCGGCGCCAAGATCTACGCCGAGGTGATCGGCTACGGCCTGTCGGGCGATGCCTATCACATCACCTCGCCGTCCCCCGATGGCGACGGCGGCTTCCGCAGCATGTCTGCCGCGCTGAAGCGTGCAGGGCTGACGCCGTCCGATCTCGACTACATCAACGCGCACGGCACCTCGACCCCGGTCGGCGACGAAATCGAGCTTGGCGCAGTCGAGCGGCTGCTCGGTAACGCGGCCTCCAAGGTCGCGATGTCCTCGACCAAATCGTCGACCGGGCATCTCCTCGGAGCGGCCGGTGCGATCGAAGCGATCTTCGCGATCCTCGCGATTCGCGATAACGTCGTGCCGCCGACGATCAATCTGGATAATCCGTCGGTCGAAACCGCGATCGATCTCGTGCCGCACACCGCGAAGAAGCGTGAGATCAACGTGGCGTTGTCGAATTCTTTCGGATTTGGCGGTACCAATGCTTCGGTGATCGTCCGGCGCCTGGCCAATTAG